The nucleotide window TCTGCGGCTCCACCGACTGGAGGTCCGGACCGCGCATGTGCAGGCCGGACCCCAGTCGTGCTCGGCGGACACGGCCGGTTGGCTGGTACCGCTGCTCGCGGGGGAGCGGGCGGACAGCCGGGGACCGGCCGGCACGGACCCGTATGCGACGGGTCCGCGCACGGCGGCGCTGTGCGGAACGCTGGCGGTCAGCTCCGGTCGGGCCCGGACCCCTCCTCCGGGTCCTGCGGCGGACGGCTCCCCGGTCCGTCCGTAGTGCCGGTGCCGGTGCCGTTACCCGCACCCGCGAACTTGTTCCGGAGCCTGCCGCCCAGGTCTCCCGCACCGCCCGCGATGTCACCGACCAGCTTCATCAGCGGGTCCTTGCTGGTGCGTACCGTGTCCGCGTAGTGCGAGGCCGACTCCCGGAAGGAGTCCGTGACCGAGGTGTCCGGGTCCTCGTCGCGCCGGGGGTAGTGGCCGTCCATGATCCGCTGGTAGTCGCGGGTCTCCGACCACTTCTTCAGCTCGGCGGCCCGCACCGTGGTGAACGGGTGCGTGCGGGGCAGCACGTTGAGGATCTTCAGCACGGAGTCGCGCAGGTCGCCGCCCTTCTCGTACTCGTCGGCCTGGGCCAGGAACGCGTCCACGTTCATCTCGTGCAGATGGTTGCCGCCGGCGATCTTCATCAGGCCGCGCATCGAAGCCTGCAGATCCTGACCGACCAGCAGGCCCGCCCGGTCCGCCGACAGCTCGGACTTGCGGAACCACTCGCGCAGCGCCGTCACGATCGCCATGATCGCGATGTTGCCGAGGGGAATCCAGGCGATCTTGAGGGCCAGATTCGTGAGGAAGAGCAATATCGTGCGGTACACCGAGTGGCCGGAGAGCGCGTGGCCCACCTCGTGGCCCACGACGGCCCGCATCTCCTCCTCGTCGAGCAGCTCGACCAGACCCGTCGTCACGACGATGATCGGTTCGTCGAGCCCGATGCACATCGCGTTGGGCCGGGGGTCCTGGGTGACGTACATCGGAGGGACCTTCTCCAGGTCCAGGATGTAACAGGCGTCCCTCAGCATCGCGTTGAGGTGGGTGAACTGCGCGTCGCTCACCCGGACGGAGTCGGAGAGGAAGAGCAACCGCAGACTGCGCTCGGGAAGCAGTCCGCTGAGCGCCTTGAAGACGGTGTCGAACCCCGTCAGCCTGCGCAGGGCCACCAGGGCCGAGCGGTCCGCCGGATGTTCGTACGCCCGGGACGAGATTCCCGGGAATCGCCTGCGCTGCCTGCTCGGCACGTTCTCGTGGCTGCTTTCGGTCATGGAAGGCCCCCTGTTCGTACGAGATGTCGCTCGTCCCCCTGGCAAATCCCAGCGTATGTGCTGGCGCTACGGTGTGCG belongs to Streptomyces finlayi and includes:
- a CDS encoding M48 family metallopeptidase, with amino-acid sequence MTESSHENVPSRQRRRFPGISSRAYEHPADRSALVALRRLTGFDTVFKALSGLLPERSLRLLFLSDSVRVSDAQFTHLNAMLRDACYILDLEKVPPMYVTQDPRPNAMCIGLDEPIIVVTTGLVELLDEEEMRAVVGHEVGHALSGHSVYRTILLFLTNLALKIAWIPLGNIAIMAIVTALREWFRKSELSADRAGLLVGQDLQASMRGLMKIAGGNHLHEMNVDAFLAQADEYEKGGDLRDSVLKILNVLPRTHPFTTVRAAELKKWSETRDYQRIMDGHYPRRDEDPDTSVTDSFRESASHYADTVRTSKDPLMKLVGDIAGGAGDLGGRLRNKFAGAGNGTGTGTTDGPGSRPPQDPEEGSGPDRS